GGTTGTGATAAAACTTCAACAGTTGAAATGATATAGTTTGTAACTATGCCGCTTCAAATGTTGTTTGTATAATAAAAGACCAGTCTTAAGACGGGCAAAATTTAGTAGGACCGGTCTGATGGGACtgtagccttttttttttttcaatttcccaaaaaaaattattttgttccaaaactattttttaaattttagttttacatttttacgTTCGAcgtattttcttataatattttaaatatcaacgCTTTGTCCTAGTTCCAATAATAGTGCCTATctgaattattaaatgatttctcAATATAATGGGTATATAGATAGCTAACTGAATCACTAATTATAAAGGTATTTAAATCTTCTGTCTACAGCAATAAACGTAGGCTACATCAAATAGTAGATATAACGATACAGTTATGTTCAGAGATACAGGTGCTACTAATACGAATTCAGGATACTAGCAGATCAATATTTGGCGTTGAAACCCacgaaatatttcaaatttaatattttttagtaatttcttGTGGGATAAATTGCTTTGTCTTATGAACTTTAATTCAGGAACAAATGAAACTCCTATGTCAATGGATTACTGTATATTATTTGATCTCTGATTATAAAGGTGTATTATGTTTTCAACTTCacctaaaataaataagtatatatatttactttttattacaccgTCATACTCAACTAGATTTGTATTCTATATCTCAACTAATTGGAATTGCAGAtgattaatgtaataaaaacaaaccagCATGGCGATAATTTATACCCATTTTGTCAGCTAACACTTTCACTTAATCATTTGCATGTTTTGTTGCTTCTTTGTAGTATATTACTTTGTCTATGGTTTAAACCGGACGGGCGTGAAATCGGTCTTGGACAAAGTATCAACCATCTAAGTAATATATACTCTATATGTGTTCTTTGATctgagtatatatattattcatctaCTTAATTGCTAATACATTCTAGCATTGAACTGAATCACATGGAACTTCATAATGCAAACATCCTTTTatgtcatatatattataaatgtaacttttacCTACTATAACCAAAGAAGGCAAAACAAATAAttgtccttttctttttctatctatccatatacatatatactatatatacgATTAAAAATGAGGGATGCAAAAAGTGTGtttaaactcatattttaagatttaagaGGTTGaattatgcaaattaaaaaaatccttgttaatatagtttctttttgtatttgtttaatgaaattttattcaaaaatgccATACCCAAAAATGACAAACAAATAAGGATTAAGTTCTTTTTGACAACCGAATGCCTCCAAAGATATTGCAAAATAATCGTTTTATAACTGATACCTCGACTCTTTTTTGGACAGCTATTACGAAGGAGTGGATCTCATATCCGGCTACAAATAGGATCACTGTCTGTTTGGAATCAATAATTAAGGttcttttattgaagaaaattagTTTTAGATTAAGACAATTAGCACTTTTCCTAGTTGGACATaggagaaaaaaacacaattttttcagtatacaaaaatttatttcacttCTTCTTCGGAGACTTTTTAATTGtaacattttataatagttttatataaaataaatacataacatgaaaataaaatttttttattattttttttttaaggaaaactaTTATACAGTAGTGGTTTCGAAATTTCTTTTATTGCATTAAGTAAGcttaaaaacattcaaaaggataaatatatttttttgctcctcatatatatatacatacgtataCAGCCCACTATTTCATAGACGTCTTGTGTCCATTATAGgcttttttactcaaatttgtgggataagctAAGATTTTAGCTATAGTTACTTTAAGTAAGGGACTTATATTAGATCCTATATGACTTTTCCAATTAAATCCCTCTATGAatctttcttttattgtgattatggattttgactactttaagtgcaatttgaggTCCCTCTAAAGGGTTAATTACTACAATTTGTAGTAGCATAGCAGATGACATAGCTCacatcataattttaaatcattggGGCATGTATTTTTTCCAATTCTCTTTGTAAAGGCAGTTGCAAACTATTTACACTGTGATGTATGTTTTTAGAAATTGTCAGGCTCTGCAAATACTGAGacagttcatttttttcaatgtgaaggCATTTACTGAAAAGTGGAAAAATTGAACTGTTTTATAGATTATTGAGTAGAAAAGATTAAAGCAATATAATACTCTATTTGAAATTGTAAGGGTCTAGCAGAGAAACTGACGCAGTTGAGACCTATAAAAGTGGGGGTAATTAAGAGGGATTACCATTGCTTCGCTGCTTGTTTTGatgttttttggatttaaattcCTTGATAACAATGTAACCTTGAAATTTTGGAAGAtatcttattaaatttaatcattcaccctcagtaatttatttgatggTTCCGTATAAgattattcacaattttaaaatattcctaATTTTTACATCGAACATGtcctttgttgtttttattcagttattttattgttgttttttcaacttTCATAAACTTGTTGGTAGTTAttaaatttgtcattatttataaGACGTTTGTTTGAGTGCATTGCAGTACTTTGTTGTCCTTTTTTCttggaaagtaattttaaactaaagagtttttttttatatatataaaatatgcaacttttctgaataaatacagaggaaaaaattacattttgttcttagaaattgacgataatttgttgaaaaatacaaatgtatataataaataatcaactttgcgaaaatatttctaatatgttatatatttcaatgcttGACCCGCCAATTTTTTGTCCTGCACCATATACACGTTGTACATAAAAACACTTAACTTTGTATGTACAAtaactatgtacataatatatgagtGAAGAAGCAAAACTTAATAAAGAAATAGacataaaagagaaaaaatgtggaaaacttcatcattaaaaacttacaactattacaaaatgaaataataaaggcTCTTACCTTCCTCGCACAAACTCAGAGTTccattaaagttaaattttttttgggggggagggatGAATGCCATTTAATACCATCGACATATATGGAACATGCAATTCTCCTTAGACTTTGAAGATGTTCTTTTCTGAGGCATAATAGGACACAATACTACAATTATAAAAGGGTTGAGGAGGAGGTGTAAAAAGcactccaaaaatataattactaatgaAGTGGCAGTGATGGAGTTTCAAGGACAAGTAGTAGTTGTGGGGAGGGGGAGAAGAAGTAGAAGAAGAAACACCCGGGAAAAGCACCAAAGGAAGGGAAATGAAGAAGGgatgatttgattttttgtatttttttgtgtttctgtataccaattatttttttggcttgaGGTATTGTTGAGGTGTCACATCCAAACACAGGGTTTCTattctacatatacataaaagtatatatgtatatatttattggctGGAACAGCTGATTGAGAAGGATGATCAATTAATGTGAAACTAACACTCACTGCAGAGAATATCTATGTAAGAAAATAAGATATGACGAGAAAAAGAGGAAATATGGGGAGAGAAGAAGAGAGGAAGGAAGGATCAAAAATCCTGCCGGGGAGAGAAGGTCTCTTCTCCACCATACATACAACTCCTCAGATGTGAGCGCACCAATGTGGCCTTCTTCTTCTTTAGGCACAAATGATGATGATGTACACCCATAGGAtgcaagagagagagagagagatagagaGCTGTAACAGTAAAAAGAATaggagagaaaataaaaaaattaagagtaaGAGAACCAAATAAGGgcacataatgaaataaaaaccgAATGAAAGTCGTCAGAAGATAATTTTTggcttaaatatttatcattagtataaattgcttataataataaaaataatgaaactacATAGATATGAAAATAGAAGAAAGTCAATTGGATCTGTGGAGCGGGACCCAGAGTCTCCTTCACCCAACCAAGAGAACGGGTATCCgcttattttcaacttttgacgGGCtgtttgattttgtgttgagaGCGAAGGAGTTGATTTTAAAGTTGTCGTTGATGTTTCTCTTAGTTGAGTGTGCGCATCattttcttccatatttttCCTCGGGCTTCGTAGTTTATGCTGTGGAGAAGAAGGGATCCTAATAAAAGTGACGAGATCTGATGAAATGTCTTTCCAATAGGTTTTAAAGTCTTGTACAACTGTTGCACGGAAAACAATGGTGCCTTCATAGTCAAGAGGAGGACTCCATGTGGCACGGACTTCATTAAGTGCAAAAACATTTCCTGTATGAGTTATTGAGCTTTGAATTGCTCCGAAGCAGTGAAGGTACTGTACTCCTGTGTCATTTACCCACCATTTGCCAATTCCTATCCCATAAAGATACTTTTAGAATACCTGTGTAGGTGCAAAAGGGATTTGACTCGTATATACCTTTTCTTTCACCTTTGGTAACCCCATATGCCTCCGCTCGTATGAAGAATCCTTTAAACATCCCTGTGGAACTTTTGAGTACTACATCAATATGGGGAAGGGATTCAGAGTctgttgttttatttaatcCTTTTGGAGATACAAACTCGATGGATGGTGGCTCAATTTGTGGTTGAAATCCATGTTTTGGTGTCATGTAAAGACATTGGACGTCAGGTGCTCCCTTGTAGTAAGCTTCCGGCATTAATctgtaataattacaaaaaattaaactttcattTATTGCATAGAGATTTACAGCTTTGGAAATATGTAcctgatgaataaaaaaatcaggagAAGTCGGTAAAGGAGATCACAGTGATGAATCCAGAGTATATGTATCATTCTATAACaaacacaaacaaataaatttctcCTTATCAACGTCAGAACCTTATAGATTTTCCCCATGCTTTCTaatgtaatattcaattaaagaaGATATATGTTCCACTTTTataccatataaaaaatataaaacaaggttcatcaaattgcaaaataaagacTTTGTTTTAAGCCTTACTATATACGTGATGCGGCAAAATTACCACAATCTTGATCAAACTAAGCAAATAAGTTATCccaatttggtttttttactttatatataggtacagactaatatatcataaacatatttgattcaGTTATGGGCTTTCTATTCAAAGTTGTTATATGAGTTATagcttttgatttaaaagacttaattTCACCACATTATgtctctttaaaataaaattgatccaTTTACTAATCTTGTATGCTAAGATAAATTTTGGCAACTTGAAGAACAATTTGCAGCACTTTTAATAGgttaataagtataattttttattagaaattaacCCTAATATGtccaataatacaaatatatgtaattcaaactcaatttggagaaataataatcttaccttgcttttgtgttctactattttacaaagtttcattgatctttatctaaatttattcattttattttataaatacttatag
The sequence above is drawn from the Lepeophtheirus salmonis chromosome 5, UVic_Lsal_1.4, whole genome shotgun sequence genome and encodes:
- the LOC121118454 gene encoding putative defense protein 3 gives rise to the protein MPEAYYKGAPDVQCLYMTPKHGFQPQIEPPSIEFVSPKGLNKTTDSESLPHIDVVLKSSTGMFKGFFIRAEAYGVTKGERKGIGKWWVNDTGVQYLHCFGAIQSSITHTGNVFALNEVRATWSPPLDYEGTIVFRATVVQDFKTYWKDISSDLVTFIRIPSSPQHKLRSPRKNMEENDAHTQLRETSTTTLKSTPSLSTQNQTARQKLKISGYPFSWLGEGDSGSRSTDPIDFLLFSYLCSFIIFIIISNLY